The proteins below are encoded in one region of Citrobacter enshiensis:
- a CDS encoding ABC transporter substrate-binding protein yields the protein MSSTFRISLIATAVLISTSAMSALPQGYPADYQNVVDAATKEGKLVVYSTTDTKSADPLIKGFEATYPGIKVEYNDMNSTELYNRFISEQASGSSSGDVVWSSSMDTALKLAADYAQEYTSPEQSQLPKWSVWNNKAYGTTYEPVVFIYNKRLIPANEVPDSHAALAKLVASQTDKFKSKVTTYDVEKSGVGFMLSVQDSKADPNYFKTLAEVAKGGLAVQSSTGTMMERVSSGENLIGYNILGSYSEARAKTDPSLGISYPKDYTLVLSRVSFISQQAQNSNAAKLWLDYVLSEKGQSILANQADIPSIRNDIEGDNDINGMTQMLGQALKPIPVDESLLEYLQPKKRLEYIKLWREAAAK from the coding sequence ATGTCGAGCACATTCCGCATCTCTCTGATCGCTACTGCTGTGCTGATCTCTACTTCTGCAATGTCTGCATTACCGCAAGGCTACCCGGCTGACTATCAAAACGTCGTCGATGCTGCGACCAAAGAAGGTAAATTAGTAGTCTACTCCACCACCGATACCAAATCCGCCGACCCGCTGATTAAGGGTTTCGAAGCCACTTATCCCGGCATTAAAGTTGAATACAACGATATGAACAGTACCGAACTGTACAACCGTTTTATCAGCGAACAGGCTTCCGGTAGCAGTAGCGGTGACGTGGTCTGGAGCTCATCGATGGATACCGCATTGAAGCTCGCCGCCGATTACGCGCAGGAATACACCTCCCCCGAGCAAAGCCAGTTGCCGAAATGGTCTGTCTGGAATAATAAAGCGTATGGCACCACCTATGAGCCGGTGGTTTTCATCTATAACAAACGCCTGATCCCGGCAAATGAAGTTCCCGACTCCCACGCTGCGCTGGCGAAACTTGTCGCCAGTCAGACAGACAAATTCAAAAGCAAAGTGACCACCTACGATGTTGAGAAATCCGGTGTTGGCTTCATGCTCTCTGTTCAGGATTCCAAAGCCGATCCGAACTACTTCAAAACGCTGGCAGAGGTCGCGAAAGGTGGCTTAGCGGTGCAATCTTCAACCGGTACCATGATGGAAAGGGTCTCCTCGGGCGAAAACCTGATTGGTTACAATATCCTGGGTTCCTACTCTGAAGCGCGTGCTAAAACGGATCCCTCGTTAGGTATCTCTTATCCAAAGGATTACACCCTGGTCCTGTCACGTGTTTCCTTTATCAGTCAGCAGGCGCAAAACAGCAATGCCGCCAAACTGTGGCTGGACTATGTGTTGTCTGAAAAAGGGCAAAGTATTCTGGCGAATCAGGCTGATATCCCGTCAATTCGTAACGATATCGAAGGGGATAATGACATCAACGGGATGACTCAAATGCTCGGCCAGGCCCTGAAACCGATCCCGGTGGATGAAAGCCTGCTGGAATACCTGCAGCCGAAAAAACGTCTGGAATACATCAAATTGTGGCGCGAAGCCGCCGCTAAATAA
- a CDS encoding ABC transporter permease, which yields MNVIHRKWQSLPRGAVVLITALVIYIPLSFIMIQSFLSAPFFSPTKAWSLESFGFIFTDPDFYKALKSGFILAFGLVAIAIPLGGVLAFLMVRTDLPGRRLIEPLILVPIFVSPMVLGFGYVVAAGPVGFLSLWAQSLIGFVPWNIYDMSSIVVIAGLTHVPHAYLYISSALRSVGSDVEEAARITGASPLQVMTSVSLPMVRPSILYATVLLFFLGLEVFGLMLVLGDPEGNMVLATYLYQLTNKLGTPSYHLMAAVAVVLICITVPLVMLQRRLMRTANRFVTMKGKASQARALPLGKWRWVAGAVVAFWLTVTIGVPLLGVVLRAFISNWGVGVSLWDELSLSTFHTIWSQPNLLRAIVNSMSIGVVGGALAVACYLFVGIAMHRKPDSTTRFLDYSVLVPRAVPGLLAGLAFLWVFLFLPMWLDNALKSGWLSGMPWSQWLRDNLIVWLRSLRSTIFSVWLAYTVVWMAYGLRLISSTLLQVGPELEEAARSTGATRGQITRHVTIPLSRYGLIGSWLLMFLIFEREYSTGVYLLSPGTETIGSMLVSLWAAGAIDIVAALSFINILLVVVGLGIALRFGVKLHD from the coding sequence ATGAATGTAATACACAGAAAGTGGCAAAGTCTGCCGCGTGGCGCGGTGGTGCTGATAACGGCGCTGGTTATCTATATTCCACTGTCGTTCATTATGATACAGAGTTTCTTGTCGGCCCCCTTCTTTTCCCCGACAAAAGCCTGGAGCCTTGAATCCTTTGGCTTCATTTTCACCGATCCTGATTTCTATAAAGCCCTCAAAAGCGGCTTTATTCTCGCCTTCGGTCTGGTGGCCATCGCCATTCCGCTCGGCGGTGTGCTGGCCTTTCTGATGGTACGCACCGATTTGCCCGGCCGACGCCTCATTGAACCGCTGATTCTGGTACCGATTTTTGTTTCTCCGATGGTGCTGGGGTTTGGTTATGTGGTGGCAGCCGGACCGGTGGGGTTCCTCTCTTTATGGGCGCAGTCGCTGATTGGCTTTGTTCCGTGGAATATCTACGACATGTCGAGCATCGTGGTGATTGCTGGCCTGACGCATGTTCCCCACGCCTATCTTTACATCTCGTCGGCATTGCGCAGCGTGGGTTCCGATGTTGAGGAAGCCGCGCGTATCACAGGCGCATCGCCGCTTCAGGTGATGACGTCAGTCAGTCTGCCGATGGTTCGCCCGTCGATTCTGTACGCGACCGTGCTGCTGTTTTTCCTCGGACTGGAAGTGTTTGGTCTGATGCTGGTGCTGGGCGATCCGGAAGGCAATATGGTGCTGGCGACCTATTTGTATCAATTGACCAATAAACTCGGTACGCCGTCTTATCACCTGATGGCCGCGGTGGCGGTGGTGTTGATTTGCATTACTGTTCCGTTGGTCATGCTACAGCGTCGCCTGATGCGCACCGCCAACCGCTTTGTCACCATGAAAGGCAAAGCATCGCAGGCGCGCGCGTTACCGCTGGGGAAATGGCGTTGGGTCGCCGGTGCTGTCGTGGCGTTCTGGCTGACCGTGACCATCGGCGTTCCGTTGCTGGGGGTCGTACTGCGCGCCTTTATCTCCAACTGGGGCGTTGGGGTATCCCTGTGGGATGAACTCTCACTCAGCACCTTCCATACTATCTGGTCACAGCCTAACCTGCTGCGCGCCATTGTGAACTCCATGTCTATCGGCGTGGTTGGCGGCGCGCTGGCGGTTGCCTGTTATCTGTTTGTCGGCATCGCCATGCACCGTAAACCCGACAGCACCACCCGCTTTTTGGATTACAGCGTACTGGTGCCACGCGCAGTGCCCGGTCTCCTCGCGGGCCTGGCGTTTTTGTGGGTGTTTCTGTTCCTGCCGATGTGGCTCGATAACGCCCTGAAATCCGGCTGGCTTTCCGGTATGCCGTGGTCGCAGTGGCTGCGCGATAACCTGATTGTCTGGCTGCGATCGTTGCGCAGTACCATTTTCAGCGTTTGGCTGGCGTATACCGTGGTGTGGATGGCATACGGGCTTCGACTGATCTCCTCAACGTTACTGCAAGTGGGGCCAGAGCTTGAAGAGGCCGCACGCAGCACCGGCGCCACACGCGGGCAAATTACCCGTCACGTGACGATCCCATTATCGCGCTACGGTCTTATCGGTTCATGGCTACTGATGTTCCTGATCTTCGAGCGTGAATATTCAACCGGCGTATACCTGCTTTCGCCAGGCACGGAAACCATTGGCTCAATGCTGGTTTCTCTGTGGGCGGCGGGCGCGATTGATATTGTGGCAGCGCTCTCCTTTATTAACATCCTGCTGGTGGTGGTAGGTCTGGGTATTGCCCTTCGCTTTGGAGTCAAATTACATGATTGA
- a CDS encoding ABC transporter ATP-binding protein, which produces MIELSVENLHLTYGDNPVLKGVSMNLKRGEVVSLLGPSGSGKTTLLRAVAGLEKPTQGSIVIGKSKVYDGTPRSEIPAEERNLGLVFQSYALWPHKTVFENVAYPLKLRKVAAKEITQRVQDVLDQLGLGHLGKRHPHQLSGGQQQRVAIGRALVYNPPVILLDEPLSNLDAKLREEARVFLRELIINLGLSALMVTHDQNEAMSISDRILLLNNGKIEQQGTPQEMYGNPKTLFTAEFMGSNNRLHGKVTELRDGRARIEGSGWTLWGHAGEGVQVGQPGTAVIRVERVALVDGPGENQLELPLLTSMYLGDRWEYLFRTSGDDFVIRAYGNEVRDPQHCHLALPEKHVWIFPKS; this is translated from the coding sequence ATGATTGAATTATCGGTCGAAAACCTGCACTTAACCTACGGCGACAATCCGGTGTTAAAAGGAGTGTCCATGAACCTGAAGCGCGGCGAGGTGGTCTCTTTGCTCGGCCCTTCAGGCAGCGGCAAAACGACGTTGCTGCGGGCGGTCGCCGGGCTGGAAAAACCCACTCAGGGCTCCATTGTCATCGGCAAAAGCAAAGTTTACGACGGCACGCCTCGCAGCGAGATCCCGGCTGAAGAACGTAATCTTGGGCTGGTATTCCAGTCCTATGCGCTGTGGCCCCATAAGACCGTTTTTGAGAACGTGGCGTACCCGTTGAAGCTTCGTAAAGTTGCCGCAAAAGAGATCACCCAGCGGGTTCAGGATGTTCTGGATCAGCTGGGTCTCGGTCATCTGGGTAAACGTCATCCGCATCAGCTTTCCGGTGGTCAACAACAGCGCGTCGCCATTGGCCGGGCACTGGTCTACAACCCCCCCGTCATCCTGCTCGATGAACCGCTGTCGAATCTGGATGCCAAACTACGGGAAGAGGCCCGCGTATTCCTGCGTGAACTGATCATCAATCTGGGCTTATCCGCACTGATGGTGACGCACGACCAAAACGAAGCGATGTCCATTTCTGACCGGATCCTGCTGCTGAATAACGGCAAGATTGAACAACAGGGTACGCCGCAGGAGATGTACGGTAACCCGAAAACGTTATTTACGGCGGAATTCATGGGCAGCAATAACCGCCTGCACGGCAAAGTCACTGAACTCCGTGACGGCAGAGCACGTATCGAAGGGTCCGGCTGGACTTTATGGGGACACGCTGGCGAAGGCGTACAAGTGGGTCAACCCGGTACGGCGGTGATTCGTGTAGAGCGTGTCGCGTTAGTCGACGGTCCTGGCGAAAATCAGCTTGAGCTGCCTCTGCTCACCAGCATGTACCTTGGCGATCGCTGGGAATATCTTTTCCGCACCTCCGGGGATGATTTTGTCATCCGGGCCTATGGTAATGAGGTTCGCGATCCGCAGCATTGCCACCTGGCATTGCCGGAAAAACACGTCTGGATCTTCCCGAAATCCTGA
- a CDS encoding DUF2955 domain-containing protein, protein MSINTLAHAFTPHGNIVYTPNDFRQTLRISVAGTIALSISTFYNVQYGVFFVVYPLMLLSLVPVFNRHVARQFVFSAAVNCVEMVLIVGYLSQWPLIMTLVVFGLYVMRFRFMSKGPLFLLGSMGVVCQSTMLNFMSYPTTNWHTLVFSNMEACVMAVALSALLHYLIPDVEPRQPPPRIEKDAARVRHESLLSGTVATMIFVIFQICDLSDSLSALMAGILILFPMHYRGAVISSVWRVVGVVLACFYILLVQLLIYDFSNHMVLMMPLIGLGLAFSARLHVMEKVGAGVGFASITTIGIMFGQNLHPDQDLVFSDLYRITSVTVALVATLTMVFLVHRILNCLAATRFVITE, encoded by the coding sequence ATGTCTATTAATACGCTGGCCCATGCATTTACCCCGCATGGGAACATCGTCTACACCCCCAATGATTTTCGCCAGACCCTGCGCATCTCCGTTGCCGGGACGATAGCGCTGAGCATCTCGACGTTCTACAACGTCCAGTATGGCGTGTTCTTTGTGGTTTATCCGCTGATGCTGCTGTCGCTGGTGCCGGTATTCAACCGCCATGTCGCAAGACAGTTTGTCTTCAGCGCAGCGGTGAACTGCGTCGAAATGGTACTAATCGTCGGCTATCTCTCGCAGTGGCCGCTGATTATGACGCTGGTGGTGTTTGGACTGTACGTGATGCGTTTTCGTTTTATGAGTAAAGGACCGCTGTTTCTGCTCGGCTCGATGGGCGTGGTGTGTCAAAGCACGATGCTCAATTTTATGAGCTATCCCACCACGAACTGGCATACGCTGGTGTTCTCCAATATGGAAGCTTGCGTGATGGCGGTGGCGCTGAGCGCGCTGTTGCACTATTTGATTCCGGATGTAGAGCCGCGCCAGCCACCGCCGCGTATTGAGAAAGATGCCGCCCGGGTTCGTCATGAGTCGCTGCTCTCTGGTACGGTGGCAACCATGATCTTTGTGATTTTCCAGATTTGCGATCTGAGCGATTCCCTGTCGGCGCTGATGGCGGGAATTTTGATCCTCTTTCCGATGCACTATCGCGGCGCAGTGATAAGCTCAGTCTGGCGCGTGGTCGGTGTGGTGCTGGCCTGCTTTTATATTCTGCTGGTGCAGTTGCTTATTTATGATTTCAGCAACCATATGGTGCTGATGATGCCGCTTATCGGTCTTGGGCTGGCCTTCAGCGCCCGACTGCATGTAATGGAGAAAGTCGGCGCAGGCGTTGGCTTTGCCAGCATCACCACTATCGGCATTATGTTTGGTCAGAACCTGCACCCGGATCAGGACCTGGTGTTCAGCGATCTGTACCGCATCACCTCGGTGACCGTCGCGTTAGTGGCAACATTAACGATGGTGTTTCTGGTGCACCGGATTTTGAATTGCCTTGCGGCGACACGTTTTGTGATTACCGAGTGA